The following proteins come from a genomic window of Mariniflexile sp. TRM1-10:
- a CDS encoding protein-disulfide reductase DsbD domain-containing protein: MIYKALMIMTCWVMVGTTGPLVMAQSTSGDPVSYTIDSPETVKAGEAFSITTTFSTQPGWYIYAPIDMNTAQGKIATNVSFEVPAGLKEIGGLELPNKPGFLDTYWGNDIRMSQKFQTCENVKPGKQTIKVNIIYQTCNDYICYPPVRKKIDVVVTVK; the protein is encoded by the coding sequence ATGATTTATAAAGCATTAATGATAATGACATGCTGGGTGATGGTAGGCACAACGGGGCCTCTTGTGATGGCACAATCTACATCAGGTGATCCTGTAAGCTATACCATCGATTCACCGGAAACAGTAAAAGCAGGAGAAGCGTTTAGTATTACGACGACGTTTAGTACCCAACCCGGTTGGTATATATATGCACCTATTGATATGAACACCGCGCAGGGTAAAATTGCTACCAACGTAAGCTTTGAAGTGCCAGCGGGCTTAAAAGAAATAGGCGGATTGGAATTACCAAATAAGCCTGGTTTTTTGGATACCTACTGGGGCAACGATATTAGAATGTCCCAAAAATTCCAAACATGTGAAAATGTAAAGCCCGGTAAACAAACTATTAAGGTCAACATAATATATCAAACCTGTAATGACTATATCTGTTATCCGCCAGTTAGAAAAAAGATAGATGTTGTAGTTACGGTAAAATAG
- a CDS encoding protein-disulfide reductase DsbD domain-containing protein — translation MKKRIILIVLNLLMGIPVSAQILTPAKWTSKLSKQDIKQGDVIELIFKIQLDATWHLYSNVQDYKIGPLPTVFAFSPNGSYKLVGDVVAIGAKKKYDDVFEVDVNYFESTAEFRQKVKILSKNPVIKGSYTYQVCTTVDGKCILGDDEFEFQIKTINK, via the coding sequence ATGAAAAAAAGAATAATATTAATTGTCTTAAACCTTTTAATGGGAATCCCAGTGTCCGCCCAGATTTTAACGCCGGCAAAATGGACCAGCAAGCTATCAAAGCAAGACATCAAACAAGGAGATGTTATCGAACTCATCTTTAAAATCCAATTGGATGCCACTTGGCATTTATATTCCAATGTCCAGGACTACAAAATAGGCCCCTTGCCCACCGTTTTCGCGTTTTCGCCTAATGGCAGTTATAAGTTAGTGGGCGATGTTGTGGCCATAGGTGCTAAAAAGAAATACGATGACGTTTTTGAAGTCGATGTCAATTATTTTGAGAGCACAGCGGAATTTCGCCAAAAAGTCAAAATCCTTTCCAAGAATCCAGTAATAAAAGGAAGTTATACCTATCAGGTCTGTACGACGGTTGATGGCAAATGCATTCTGGGAGATGACGAATTTGAGTTCCAGATTAAAACAATCAATAAATAA
- a CDS encoding FG-GAP repeat domain-containing protein — MNRIILIVSLLFCAVNTQCNVNTESDVQTVKKKDTKNTLGPNDFPELIHADIPGAPKLGKPQLIMGDSLPVRGEGNGWVAPAVYDWNGDGKKDVLIGEFGSGRQWGVITGHHIRVYQNKGTDAAPEFSDEFIYAREIPELKESTGTPLSIYTFCCFPFTPRFADLDNDGFTDLLSGQYTPGYITWFRGSANGFLHGIKLEEAYDPIRDCWSNLDYFKASHEPPITDFKSRKYWMYSSAAFGDFDDDGDQDMIVGGEALRICENIGTKSVPKFGKRELLYDVHGKQLESHSSVNMVPYVVDRDRDGTLDILMTDAFTDKGKNAAVTFFRGVKTPDRPVGGKEVLRFEAGVPLFKTKNGKKEFPGSWLNICVTDWNNDGVNDLLIGTSVATLKGTFDHDLSWSWEHDTGIGKLNPLYYPDSFKENIEIQQARHDSIVAAMGKEEALKKYYVSDKEPYERYYGKGVHRTLAHKGYVYVMLGEK, encoded by the coding sequence ATGAATAGAATAATCTTAATAGTGAGTCTTCTGTTTTGTGCTGTAAATACACAATGCAATGTAAATACAGAAAGTGATGTACAGACGGTCAAAAAAAAAGACACTAAAAACACGTTGGGCCCCAATGATTTCCCCGAACTCATCCACGCCGATATCCCGGGAGCTCCTAAACTGGGCAAGCCCCAATTGATCATGGGCGATTCCCTTCCGGTGAGGGGCGAAGGCAATGGATGGGTGGCCCCTGCAGTGTACGACTGGAATGGTGATGGTAAAAAAGATGTATTGATAGGGGAATTTGGAAGTGGTCGCCAATGGGGCGTTATCACAGGACATCATATACGGGTATACCAAAATAAGGGAACGGATGCGGCTCCTGAATTTTCTGATGAATTTATATATGCCAGGGAAATACCCGAGTTAAAGGAAAGTACGGGCACACCATTGTCCATTTATACGTTTTGCTGTTTCCCCTTTACCCCCCGCTTCGCCGATCTGGATAACGATGGCTTTACCGATCTGTTATCGGGCCAGTACACACCCGGATACATTACCTGGTTTCGGGGCAGTGCCAATGGGTTTTTACACGGTATAAAGCTGGAGGAAGCTTATGACCCTATAAGGGATTGTTGGAGTAACCTGGATTATTTTAAGGCATCTCATGAACCTCCAATCACAGATTTTAAAAGTAGGAAATATTGGATGTATTCTTCCGCTGCATTTGGTGATTTTGATGATGATGGGGACCAGGATATGATTGTAGGGGGGGAGGCATTGCGGATCTGTGAAAATATAGGGACCAAATCCGTTCCCAAGTTCGGAAAAAGGGAGCTGTTATATGACGTACATGGTAAGCAACTTGAATCCCACTCTTCAGTTAACATGGTGCCTTACGTAGTTGACCGGGACCGGGATGGCACACTCGATATTTTAATGACAGATGCTTTTACCGATAAAGGAAAAAATGCAGCGGTAACATTTTTCCGTGGCGTTAAAACACCTGACCGTCCGGTAGGCGGGAAAGAAGTGCTGCGCTTTGAAGCGGGCGTCCCTTTGTTCAAAACCAAAAATGGCAAGAAGGAATTCCCGGGGAGCTGGCTCAATATATGTGTAACCGATTGGAACAATGACGGGGTGAATGACCTGTTGATAGGAACGAGTGTTGCCACATTAAAAGGAACCTTTGACCACGACCTGTCATGGAGTTGGGAACACGATACGGGCATTGGCAAACTCAATCCTCTTTATTACCCTGATAGTTTTAAAGAAAATATAGAAATTCAGCAGGCACGTCATGACAGTATCGTAGCTGCGATGGGAAAGGAAGAGGCACTGAAAAAGTATTATGTGTCGGATAAAGAACCATACGAACGTTACTATGGGAAAGGGGTACATCGTACGCTTGCTCATAAGGGATATGTATACGTGATGCTAGGAGAAAAATAG
- a CDS encoding M16 family metallopeptidase produces the protein MFCTVLSAQTIHKNDLLPQTTNIRKGVLENGMTYYIAKSTLVKNVASYYIIQNVGSVLENDDQQGLAHFLEHMALNGTKHFEGKGILNTLQEKGLVFGKDINAYTSFDETVYNIDNMPTTPDMIDTGLLILKDWANNLLLTDAEIDAERGVIKEEWRTRQNGNMRILQQQLPTMFNNTIYANRLPIGKMEVIDNFEYKALRDFYHDWYRTDLQAIAVVGDINLDGMEAKIKERFSDIPPIKHPKQRINTQIRDNEVLLYVMALDEEVSTAQITFGIRHPKRLREETVADLKTDLLNAMVTTMLSARLKEISQKPEAPFLGAHIGFGDHSRTTKSFTCQIYPKPNEQQEAYKIAMTEVYRAVKFGFTPEELNRTIHQFETSYEKSISKKDEQSHRQLIQTIKNNYLEHATMTDVEQEYEVVKSIFKGLKAEDVHRAISNLYTQNNRYLLVTGVKGQNNLTKKEAEAILMEIENDGTLAPYTDGFAGKTLLSDNSITPGEINFEYTSQKLNATTFTLSNGVKVHYKFSNKNKNDVQFKAVSDGGLSLVKDDDLPSASMVKNTVDFSGLGDYSATDLTKVLAGKSANTTIYINNITEGINGNSTSKDVEALLQMVYLHFVKPRFDEAAFKVLMGNVNNYIMRRSKDINAKISDSVTVALYGYDNPQRRLFDQDYAKEIDFETIKKLYKERFANPADFQFFIVGDVPIDSIRPLLKSYIASLPTEKGKEQWMDNTPDWVRKHIDKDVFLEMEDPKSTVSIGYRNNLDYSLKNEWLVRTLGDLLQLRYTETLREQEGGTYGASVNAQLLKEPRKQATISIAFDANPEKEEGLIKIVHNEIHKLAEGDIDQSDLDKTLTNYLKERKEAKDNNSEYMRLLTDYILEGYNRHDPKNFENIINGISKKDIQEIAKTILKGADTYEIVCKPDQALKK, from the coding sequence ATGTTCTGTACCGTCCTTTCGGCGCAAACGATCCATAAAAATGACCTCTTGCCCCAAACCACCAACATTCGAAAGGGCGTGCTGGAAAACGGGATGACCTATTACATCGCAAAATCAACCTTGGTCAAAAACGTCGCCAGCTATTACATCATCCAAAATGTGGGCTCTGTGCTTGAAAACGATGACCAACAGGGCTTGGCACACTTTCTGGAGCACATGGCATTGAATGGTACCAAACATTTTGAAGGCAAGGGCATTTTGAATACCCTTCAGGAAAAAGGCCTGGTGTTCGGTAAGGACATCAATGCCTATACCTCTTTTGACGAAACCGTTTATAACATCGACAACATGCCCACAACGCCCGATATGATCGATACGGGTTTGTTGATATTAAAAGACTGGGCCAACAATCTGTTGTTAACCGATGCCGAGATCGATGCCGAACGTGGCGTCATAAAAGAAGAATGGCGCACCCGCCAAAACGGTAACATGCGTATATTACAACAACAATTGCCCACAATGTTCAACAACACCATCTACGCCAATCGACTCCCGATAGGGAAAATGGAAGTCATTGATAATTTTGAATATAAGGCACTACGCGACTTTTACCATGACTGGTACCGTACCGACCTACAGGCCATAGCAGTGGTAGGCGATATCAATTTGGATGGTATGGAAGCAAAGATAAAAGAACGGTTTTCCGACATTCCCCCAATCAAACATCCAAAGCAACGTATCAACACCCAAATTCGTGATAACGAGGTACTTTTATATGTTATGGCCCTGGATGAAGAAGTTTCTACGGCACAGATTACCTTTGGCATCCGCCATCCCAAAAGGTTACGGGAAGAAACGGTCGCCGATCTAAAGACCGACCTGCTCAACGCTATGGTCACGACCATGCTTTCAGCAAGGTTAAAGGAAATAAGCCAGAAACCCGAGGCACCCTTTCTTGGGGCACACATTGGCTTTGGCGACCATTCGAGAACGACCAAGTCCTTCACCTGTCAAATATACCCAAAGCCCAATGAGCAACAAGAAGCCTATAAAATAGCCATGACCGAAGTGTACCGAGCCGTCAAATTTGGATTTACACCTGAAGAATTGAATCGAACCATCCATCAGTTCGAGACCTCTTATGAAAAGTCTATTTCTAAAAAGGACGAACAGTCCCATCGCCAGCTCATCCAAACCATCAAAAATAATTATTTGGAACATGCTACCATGACCGATGTGGAACAGGAATACGAAGTTGTAAAATCCATCTTCAAAGGGTTAAAGGCAGAAGACGTGCACCGGGCGATAAGCAATTTATATACACAAAATAACCGCTACCTGTTGGTAACAGGAGTAAAGGGTCAAAACAATCTCACTAAAAAAGAAGCCGAGGCAATCCTAATGGAAATTGAGAACGATGGCACCCTTGCCCCATATACCGATGGATTTGCTGGAAAGACCCTCCTTTCAGATAACAGCATAACACCAGGAGAGATCAATTTCGAATATACGTCCCAAAAACTAAATGCCACGACCTTTACGCTAAGTAATGGGGTCAAGGTACATTATAAGTTCTCCAATAAAAACAAAAACGATGTCCAGTTCAAAGCCGTTAGTGATGGCGGACTGTCATTGGTTAAGGATGATGACCTACCATCGGCCAGTATGGTTAAAAATACCGTTGACTTTTCAGGCTTGGGCGATTATTCCGCTACCGACCTCACAAAAGTTCTGGCTGGCAAATCGGCAAATACGACCATATACATCAATAATATTACGGAAGGTATTAACGGCAACTCGACAAGCAAGGATGTGGAAGCCCTCCTGCAAATGGTTTATCTTCATTTTGTAAAACCCCGATTTGATGAAGCCGCCTTTAAGGTACTGATGGGCAATGTCAACAATTATATCATGCGTAGAAGTAAAGATATCAATGCCAAGATTAGCGATAGTGTTACGGTAGCTCTGTATGGTTATGATAACCCCCAACGCCGCTTGTTCGATCAGGACTATGCCAAGGAGATTGATTTCGAAACCATCAAGAAATTGTATAAAGAGCGTTTTGCAAACCCCGCAGATTTCCAATTTTTTATAGTCGGTGATGTCCCAATAGACAGCATCCGGCCTTTATTGAAATCCTATATCGCCAGTCTGCCTACCGAAAAGGGCAAAGAACAATGGATGGACAATACCCCAGATTGGGTGCGGAAGCATATAGATAAAGATGTCTTTTTGGAGATGGAAGACCCTAAAAGTACCGTTAGTATTGGCTATAGAAATAACTTGGATTATAGCCTTAAAAATGAATGGCTTGTAAGAACCTTGGGCGACCTCCTGCAATTACGCTATACCGAAACCCTCAGGGAGCAGGAAGGAGGTACCTATGGAGCTAGTGTCAATGCACAATTATTAAAAGAACCACGAAAACAAGCCACGATTTCGATAGCATTTGATGCTAACCCAGAAAAAGAGGAAGGGCTTATCAAAATAGTACATAACGAAATCCATAAATTGGCAGAAGGCGATATCGATCAAAGTGATTTGGATAAGACATTGACCAATTATCTCAAAGAACGGAAAGAAGCCAAAGACAACAATAGTGAATATATGCGTCTGCTCACCGATTATATTTTGGAGGGTTATAACAGGCACGATCCCAAAAACTTTGAGAACATCATCAATGGCATTTCCAAAAAGGACATTCAGGAAATCGCCAAAACCATCCTAAAAGGAGCTGATACCTATGAAATTGTTTGTAAGCCGGACCAAGCGTTAAAAAAATAG
- a CDS encoding TlpA family protein disulfide reductase: MNTIKKFKGTTLPRLKNSILPLLVFFTINMQAQEPNTNTTVIETQADIDWKALEDAMTYLGSAEEAQRAREGGVLEIRRYEDGFLRKRARLAAAFWNNYPQDERRDRALGLFFNAYAEPYFVPKTIPDSLVQLLASIPPKDFKRFLRLLPVDTVAWEQWRKTGDAMAESVLASNTSLKRKEGAEFQLISREFRQALRLYSPLEKEKLEADYWNRFDQQYWQHIRLRLEHHANKYASMEIVSDRVQNILTLLKNFSPVAADAYWKYFFEITSSDHPQADQKGIKVLHKVAAENVEAIETLKGVDYTKPLEMAFTAMDGTKVDLAKMRGKVVLIDFWATYCAPCIKEMPHVRSLYDKYRNQGFEVIGIAADNDAAKDRIEGILKKTGANWPQRLDQGSDASVSLHALYGITSLPTVWLLNKEGIIVDRDARGERLEPLIRKYLELEEK; the protein is encoded by the coding sequence ATGAATACGATTAAAAAGTTCAAAGGTACAACCTTGCCAAGGTTAAAAAATAGCATCCTGCCATTGCTTGTTTTTTTTACCATTAACATGCAAGCGCAAGAACCGAATACAAATACGACAGTTATAGAAACACAAGCAGATATAGACTGGAAAGCTTTAGAAGATGCGATGACCTATTTAGGCTCTGCTGAAGAAGCTCAAAGGGCTAGAGAAGGGGGTGTTTTAGAAATAAGGCGGTATGAGGATGGATTTTTAAGAAAAAGAGCTCGATTGGCAGCAGCGTTTTGGAACAATTACCCACAAGATGAGCGTCGCGATAGGGCCTTAGGTCTATTCTTTAACGCTTATGCTGAACCTTATTTTGTTCCTAAAACCATCCCTGACAGTCTTGTACAGCTGTTGGCCAGTATACCACCTAAGGATTTTAAGAGGTTTCTACGGTTATTGCCGGTAGATACTGTGGCATGGGAACAATGGCGAAAAACAGGGGACGCTATGGCAGAAAGTGTACTGGCATCCAATACAAGCTTAAAACGTAAAGAAGGTGCAGAATTTCAACTGATCAGCCGTGAGTTTCGTCAGGCTTTAAGGTTATATAGTCCCTTAGAAAAGGAAAAGTTGGAGGCTGATTATTGGAATCGGTTTGACCAGCAGTACTGGCAACACATTCGGCTACGCCTGGAACATCACGCCAACAAATATGCATCCATGGAAATCGTGTCCGATCGTGTTCAGAATATTTTGACATTGCTCAAAAATTTTTCACCAGTTGCGGCCGATGCCTATTGGAAATACTTCTTTGAAATAACAAGTAGCGATCACCCACAGGCAGACCAAAAAGGAATTAAAGTCTTACATAAAGTAGCCGCCGAAAATGTAGAGGCCATCGAGACATTAAAAGGAGTGGATTATACCAAGCCATTGGAAATGGCATTTACCGCTATGGATGGCACCAAAGTAGATCTTGCCAAAATGAGAGGCAAAGTGGTACTCATTGATTTTTGGGCAACCTATTGTGCGCCCTGTATTAAAGAAATGCCACATGTGAGGAGCCTATATGACAAATACCGTAATCAGGGCTTTGAGGTAATAGGGATCGCCGCAGATAATGATGCCGCTAAAGACAGGATAGAAGGCATTCTCAAAAAGACTGGTGCCAATTGGCCACAGCGTTTGGACCAGGGGTCGGATGCATCGGTAAGCCTTCACGCCTTGTATGGAATAACGTCATTACCTACCGTATGGTTATTAAATAAGGAAGGCATTATAGTAGATAGAGACGCGCGGGGTGAAAGGTTGGAACCGCTCATCCGTAAATATTTGGAATTAGAAGAAAAATAG
- a CDS encoding protein-disulfide reductase DsbD family protein, with protein MNEFWTFMILAFGSGLAALLTPCVFPLIPLTVSFFGSEATKKTKQRKGFSKALLYGFFIILIYVIAGSIVARINGPEFANWLSTYWLPNVLFFFIFLIFAASFLGMFELTLPHKWVNKMDTLSNKGGWLSVFFMAFTLVLVSFSCTGPIVGSVLVLSAGGAVIKPVAGMFAFSLALALPFTLFAAFPKWLEKLPKSGGWLQDVKIVLGFLELAFALKFLSVADQVYHWGILDREVYLAFWIVIFSLLGLFLIGKLKLPHTTANQKASVPKIMLAIIIFSFVVYLIPGMVGAPLKALSGYLPPLTSQEFVMNTNPMSSRAISPLTGDKVSPLRGEEVGACDRPKYANMLHLPHGLQGYFDLEQAKACAKAQNKPIFIDFTGHGCVNCREMEARVWSDPRLLKILNEDYVVVALYVDEKTELPEKEWYVSEYDGKTKKSIGKQNADYQIVAYNNNAQPFYVLIDADGQKLVEPKAYDLDVNNFITFLESGLKEHNNIK; from the coding sequence ATGAACGAATTTTGGACATTCATGATATTGGCATTCGGTTCAGGTTTAGCAGCCCTACTAACCCCTTGCGTATTTCCCCTAATTCCACTAACAGTGAGTTTTTTTGGAAGTGAAGCCACCAAAAAAACAAAACAGCGCAAGGGGTTTTCTAAAGCACTGCTTTATGGCTTTTTTATTATTTTAATCTACGTTATAGCCGGTAGTATTGTCGCACGTATCAACGGCCCCGAGTTTGCCAATTGGTTAAGCACGTATTGGCTGCCAAACGTCTTGTTCTTTTTCATCTTCTTAATTTTTGCGGCGTCTTTTTTGGGCATGTTCGAGCTAACACTGCCTCATAAATGGGTGAATAAAATGGATACTTTAAGTAATAAGGGCGGTTGGTTAAGTGTCTTTTTTATGGCTTTTACGTTGGTATTGGTATCGTTCTCCTGTACGGGACCTATTGTTGGTAGCGTATTGGTGCTCTCGGCCGGTGGTGCGGTGATCAAGCCCGTAGCGGGCATGTTTGCTTTTTCACTGGCATTGGCGCTTCCCTTTACCCTTTTTGCGGCCTTCCCTAAATGGCTTGAAAAACTGCCGAAATCCGGGGGTTGGTTACAGGATGTCAAGATTGTTTTGGGCTTTTTGGAACTGGCATTTGCCCTAAAGTTTTTAAGTGTCGCCGATCAGGTGTACCATTGGGGCATTCTGGACAGAGAGGTTTATTTAGCCTTTTGGATTGTCATTTTTAGCTTGCTGGGGCTATTTCTTATTGGTAAATTAAAACTGCCACATACCACAGCGAATCAAAAAGCAAGCGTTCCAAAAATAATGCTCGCCATCATCATCTTTAGTTTTGTCGTGTATTTAATTCCGGGCATGGTGGGAGCACCCCTAAAGGCTTTATCAGGCTATTTACCGCCACTAACATCACAGGAGTTCGTCATGAATACAAATCCTATGTCATCCAGAGCCATTTCTCCCCTTACGGGGGATAAAGTCTCTCCCCTTCGAGGGGAAGAGGTAGGGGCGTGTGATAGACCAAAATACGCTAACATGCTCCATTTACCACACGGCCTTCAAGGCTATTTCGATCTGGAACAAGCAAAAGCCTGTGCTAAGGCACAAAACAAGCCCATCTTTATAGACTTTACAGGTCATGGTTGTGTGAACTGCAGGGAAATGGAAGCAAGGGTATGGAGTGACCCAAGGCTATTGAAAATTTTAAACGAAGACTATGTTGTGGTGGCATTGTATGTGGATGAGAAAACGGAATTACCTGAAAAAGAGTGGTATGTATCTGAATATGACGGTAAGACCAAAAAGTCCATTGGCAAACAGAACGCCGATTATCAAATAGTGGCGTATAACAACAACGCCCAACCGTTTTATGTGCTCATAGATGCAGACGGCCAAAAATTGGTAGAACCAAAGGCCTACGACCTCGATGTCAACAATTTCATAACATTTTTAGAAAGCGGTTTAAAAGAACATAATAATATAAAATGA
- a CDS encoding DUF6520 family protein has product MKSKIFKIVLPAFALVFAITASLAFTPAENGKAEDAPVNKGWYQNPDANNCVQIMPIQCQTDIAPQICTTIVFGVERQLFYTATGDITTPCNITLYKRPNGNGQ; this is encoded by the coding sequence ATGAAATCAAAAATTTTTAAAATCGTTTTACCAGCGTTTGCTCTGGTGTTTGCCATTACCGCATCGCTTGCTTTTACACCTGCCGAAAATGGTAAGGCAGAGGATGCTCCAGTTAATAAAGGATGGTACCAAAATCCTGATGCAAACAACTGCGTACAAATCATGCCGATTCAATGTCAAACTGATATAGCTCCGCAGATTTGTACTACTATTGTATTTGGTGTAGAGCGTCAATTGTTTTATACAGCAACTGGCGACATTACGACCCCATGTAATATTACTTTGTATAAAAGACCAAATGGAAATGGACAATAA